A genomic region of Deinococcus sp. KSM4-11 contains the following coding sequences:
- a CDS encoding ion transporter: MRSGRPERAAWRDTLANVIDNSDTRAGRVFDVLLILAIVLSVLAVMLDSVGIYRARFGSVLRTLEWILTVLFTVEYVLRLIAARTVRRYAFSFFGLVDVLSILPAYVALLVPGAQFLLIIRVLRLLRIFRIFKLVRYISEASVLTLALRASLAKITVFLAVVLTMIVVIGTLMYVIEGPQYGFTSIPTSIYWAVVTLTTVGYGDIAPKTPVGKTLASVAMIMGYGIIAVPTGIVTVGLAQAQANRRSDRPCPRCGLERHETDARYCRRCGQALPGIQEPAATP, from the coding sequence ATGCGCAGCGGTAGGCCAGAGCGGGCAGCGTGGCGGGACACGCTCGCGAACGTCATCGACAACTCGGATACCCGGGCCGGTCGGGTGTTCGACGTCCTGCTGATCCTCGCCATCGTGCTCAGCGTCCTCGCGGTCATGCTCGACAGTGTCGGGATCTACCGTGCCCGCTTCGGGTCGGTGTTGCGCACCCTGGAGTGGATCCTGACGGTGCTGTTCACCGTGGAGTACGTGCTGCGCCTGATCGCGGCCCGCACCGTCCGGCGCTACGCGTTCAGTTTCTTCGGCCTGGTTGATGTGCTCTCGATCCTGCCCGCATATGTGGCGTTGCTGGTGCCGGGCGCTCAATTCCTGCTGATCATCCGGGTGCTGCGGCTGTTGCGGATCTTCCGCATCTTCAAGCTGGTGCGCTACATCTCCGAGGCGAGCGTGCTGACCCTGGCCTTGCGGGCCAGCCTCGCGAAGATCACGGTGTTCCTCGCCGTCGTCCTGACCATGATCGTCGTGATCGGCACGCTGATGTACGTGATCGAGGGGCCACAGTACGGCTTCACCAGCATTCCGACCAGCATCTACTGGGCGGTCGTGACCCTCACCACCGTAGGGTATGGGGACATCGCCCCGAAAACGCCGGTCGGCAAGACCCTCGCTTCGGTGGCCATGATCATGGGGTACGGGATCATCGCGGTGCCGACTGGCATCGTGACGGTGGGACTGGCGCAGGCGCAGGCCAATCGCCGCAGTGACCGGCCGTGTCCACGCTGCGGCCTGGAGCGCCACGAGACGGATGCCCGGTACTGTCGCCGCTGCGGTCAGGCGTTACCAGGGATACAGGAACCGGCGGCCACGCCCTGA
- a CDS encoding peroxiredoxin: MNLQTGDTVPTFTAIQDSGAAYQPTSGRWRVLFFFPKTATTHCQLQARRYQQVYSEFQALGVDLVGINGDPRQDQLAFRDLCVLEYPLLDDGQQQLSTLFGVLGEPWPDEDVRRPRRCTFLLNPENVIVREWIDVDPALDAQTVLAEVRNLRA, encoded by the coding sequence ATGAACTTGCAGACTGGGGACACGGTGCCGACCTTCACGGCCATTCAGGATTCGGGCGCGGCCTACCAGCCGACGTCGGGCCGCTGGCGGGTGCTGTTCTTCTTTCCAAAGACGGCGACGACGCACTGCCAGTTGCAGGCCCGGCGCTACCAGCAGGTCTATTCCGAGTTTCAGGCCCTGGGCGTGGATCTCGTGGGGATCAACGGCGATCCGAGGCAGGATCAGCTCGCGTTCCGCGATCTCTGCGTCCTGGAGTACCCGCTGCTGGACGATGGTCAACAGCAGCTCAGCACGTTGTTCGGAGTGCTGGGCGAGCCGTGGCCTGACGAGGACGTGCGTCGGCCACGGCGCTGCACCTTTCTGCTGAATCCAGAGAACGTGATCGTGCGCGAATGGATCGATGTGGATCCAGCGCTGGACGCGCAGACCGTCCTGGCCGAGGTGCGGAATCTGAGGGCCTGA
- a CDS encoding FTR1 family protein, whose product MIRRLVALLLVLLTATGAGAQGAVDVPQQLRTAHDLVAQSLREYAQGHTEQAFRTARSAYLDHFEYAEPPLRVLNPDLILEMEYRFSDLRNGMRDGQPVAELQRVAGDINDSLRKAEGIVSGTGVLAPTLAATGGFTILFREGLEAALLLAAIFSYLESSRNGRLRRAVWWGGAAALLATMVTWALATYVLSIAPVSRELISAVTSVIAVVILFSLSFFLLQQTDRRRSAEFMRARLGQAVQSGSLLALGLVTFTTIYREGFETVLFYQALAVASGPVLNYMYLGIGLAALALAVTFMLLFRFGRRLPTAKLFPALVGVTALFAVAFVGNGVRAFQEAGWIGVTNLYGRLPTLDPNVSALTGLHPTVETLAAQALMVLVYAAGYGYVRWSSQRHSPQVAGRLERH is encoded by the coding sequence GTGATCCGGCGTCTGGTGGCCCTGCTGCTGGTGCTGCTCACCGCCACCGGCGCCGGTGCCCAGGGCGCCGTGGACGTCCCTCAGCAGTTGCGAACGGCACATGACCTCGTCGCGCAGTCGCTGCGTGAATACGCTCAGGGGCACACGGAGCAGGCCTTCCGCACGGCCCGCAGCGCCTACCTCGACCACTTCGAGTACGCCGAGCCGCCGCTGCGGGTGCTGAACCCAGACCTGATCCTCGAGATGGAGTACCGCTTCTCGGACCTGCGCAACGGAATGCGTGACGGGCAACCGGTCGCCGAGCTGCAGCGCGTCGCCGGCGACATCAATGACAGCCTGCGAAAGGCCGAGGGCATCGTCAGCGGCACCGGCGTTCTGGCGCCGACCCTGGCGGCCACCGGGGGCTTCACCATCCTCTTCCGCGAGGGCCTGGAGGCCGCGCTGCTGCTGGCCGCGATCTTCTCGTACCTGGAGAGCAGCCGCAACGGTCGCCTGCGCCGCGCGGTGTGGTGGGGGGGGGCGGCCGCGCTCCTGGCCACGATGGTGACGTGGGCGCTGGCGACCTACGTGCTGTCGATCGCCCCGGTGTCGCGTGAACTGATCAGCGCCGTGACCAGCGTCATCGCGGTGGTGATTCTTTTCTCGCTGTCGTTCTTCCTGCTCCAGCAGACGGATCGCCGCCGCAGCGCGGAGTTCATGCGGGCGCGCCTGGGCCAGGCCGTGCAGAGCGGGAGTCTGCTGGCGCTGGGTCTGGTGACCTTCACGACCATCTACCGTGAGGGCTTCGAGACCGTGCTGTTCTATCAGGCGCTGGCCGTCGCGAGCGGCCCGGTGCTGAACTACATGTACCTCGGCATCGGTCTGGCCGCCCTGGCCCTCGCGGTGACCTTCATGCTGCTGTTTCGCTTCGGTCGGCGCCTGCCGACCGCGAAGCTCTTCCCGGCGCTCGTGGGCGTGACCGCCCTGTTCGCCGTCGCCTTCGTCGGCAACGGCGTGCGTGCCTTCCAGGAAGCCGGCTGGATCGGCGTGACCAACCTCTATGGGCGCCTGCCCACGCTGGATCCCAACGTCTCGGCCCTGACGGGCCTGCACCCGACGGTGGAGACGCTCGCCGCACAGGCCCTGATGGTGCTGGTCTACGCCGCCGGGTACGGCTATGTCCGCTGGTCGAGCCAGCGCCACAGCCCACAGGTGGCGGGTCGCCTTGAGCGGCACTGA
- a CDS encoding hydantoinase/oxoprolinase family protein, translating to MSGTESPPAVRIGIDVGGTFTKGVALGMTGEILAVSHVPTTHDHDHGVSAGVLDALNRLLDALPEATPVILVAHSTTQATNALLEGDTARIGVLALGERRDESRIRKVTQAPAALKAQWAFVASDQEDLQARVDAVLRGWQAAGIEAVAVSEAFGVDDPAGERLAGAQARSLGLPVTLGSELSGSYGLEMRTLSAAINASILPTMLRTARHVRAVVEQRLPGVPLLIVRGDGGAASLEAFEETPLHTVVSGPAASLAGGILREGLMDGVFFEVGGTSTNIGAIKDGQPVLKYMTVLGAPTGLRAVDIRIAGVAGGSLVRLGKRRIEDVGPRSAHIAGLPYASFTPPAQLAGAQLVELPLEPDDGRRYALLSTPTGQRFAITPTCAANALGAIGEDGRAFGEPESARLALGLLGKRLGASMEDAASAVLEASAEKLVTLVRDLAREHGLQGLPLYGGGGAASVLGPVMARRLGVPFQAVPQADVISSIGAALAVIRVERERTVTRQDPTVLDLLEREVGDEAVRLGADPASLRVETAYLPQEGRLRAVAVGAHALSAQTRVLDHDQLNAQARLVLGDTARLVFGGQYHSLFTAARETRILWRRKAQHPALVLDQYGGRLLRFDDAEVLVGSPADVLARFGAGVAGTTAPQVAVLTPTRLRDYAHLHDRAALTRQLHDSLRLEPQVALIVRQE from the coding sequence TTGAGCGGCACTGAGTCCCCCCCGGCCGTCCGGATTGGCATCGACGTCGGCGGCACCTTCACCAAGGGGGTTGCCCTGGGCATGACGGGGGAGATTCTGGCCGTCTCGCACGTGCCGACCACCCACGATCACGACCACGGCGTGTCGGCCGGGGTGCTGGACGCCCTGAACCGGCTGCTCGACGCGCTGCCCGAGGCCACGCCGGTCATCCTGGTCGCCCACTCCACGACGCAGGCGACCAACGCCCTGCTCGAGGGCGACACCGCCCGGATCGGCGTCCTGGCCCTGGGCGAACGGCGCGACGAGAGCCGCATCCGGAAAGTGACCCAGGCGCCCGCGGCCCTGAAGGCGCAGTGGGCCTTCGTGGCATCCGACCAGGAGGATCTTCAGGCGCGCGTCGACGCCGTGCTGCGCGGCTGGCAGGCGGCCGGCATCGAGGCCGTGGCGGTCAGCGAGGCCTTCGGTGTGGACGACCCGGCCGGAGAACGGCTGGCCGGTGCCCAGGCCCGGAGTCTCGGACTTCCCGTCACCCTCGGGAGCGAGCTGAGCGGCAGCTACGGCCTGGAGATGCGCACGCTCAGCGCTGCCATCAACGCCAGCATCCTGCCCACCATGCTGCGCACTGCCCGGCACGTCCGCGCGGTGGTCGAGCAGCGTCTGCCCGGCGTGCCGCTGCTGATCGTGCGTGGCGACGGCGGCGCCGCGAGCCTGGAGGCCTTCGAGGAAACCCCGCTGCACACGGTCGTGAGCGGCCCGGCGGCCTCGCTCGCGGGCGGCATCCTGCGCGAAGGCCTGATGGACGGGGTGTTCTTCGAGGTGGGCGGCACGAGCACCAACATCGGCGCCATCAAGGACGGCCAGCCGGTTCTGAAGTACATGACCGTCCTCGGCGCCCCGACCGGTCTGCGGGCCGTCGACATCCGCATCGCCGGCGTGGCCGGGGGCAGCCTGGTCCGCCTGGGAAAGCGCCGCATCGAGGACGTCGGCCCGCGCAGCGCGCACATCGCCGGGCTGCCGTATGCCAGTTTCACGCCGCCGGCCCAGCTCGCCGGCGCGCAGCTGGTCGAGCTTCCCCTGGAGCCAGACGACGGCCGCCGCTACGCCCTGCTGAGCACCCCCACGGGCCAGCGCTTCGCCATCACCCCCACCTGCGCTGCCAACGCGCTGGGGGCCATCGGTGAGGACGGCCGGGCCTTCGGGGAACCCGAGAGTGCCCGGCTGGCGCTGGGCCTGCTCGGGAAGCGGCTGGGCGCCAGCATGGAGGACGCGGCCAGCGCCGTGCTCGAGGCCAGCGCCGAGAAACTCGTCACCCTGGTGCGGGATCTCGCGCGGGAACACGGCCTGCAGGGACTGCCGCTGTATGGCGGCGGCGGCGCGGCCAGCGTGCTCGGCCCCGTCATGGCCCGGCGGCTGGGCGTCCCCTTCCAGGCGGTGCCGCAGGCGGACGTCATCTCCTCAATCGGTGCCGCGCTGGCGGTGATCCGGGTCGAGCGCGAGCGCACGGTCACCCGCCAGGATCCGACCGTCCTCGACCTGCTCGAGCGGGAGGTCGGCGACGAGGCGGTGCGGCTGGGGGCCGATCCAGCCAGCCTGCGCGTGGAGACGGCGTACCTGCCGCAGGAGGGGCGGCTGCGGGCCGTGGCGGTGGGCGCACACGCGCTGAGCGCGCAGACCCGCGTGCTCGACCACGACCAGCTCAACGCCCAGGCCCGGCTGGTGCTGGGCGACACCGCCCGGCTGGTCTTCGGGGGGCAGTACCACAGCCTGTTCACGGCCGCGCGGGAAACCCGCATCCTGTGGCGCCGGAAGGCACAGCACCCGGCGCTGGTGCTCGACCAGTACGGTGGGCGTCTGCTGCGCTTCGACGATGCGGAGGTGCTGGTCGGTTCGCCGGCGGACGTCTTGGCCCGCTTCGGCGCGGGCGTGGCCGGCACCACCGCGCCCCAGGTGGCCGTTCTGACGCCCACGCGACTGCGCGACTATGCTCATCTGCATGACCGCGCCGCGCTCACACGACAACTGCACGACAGCCTGCGCCTGGAACCCCAGGTGGCCCTGATCGTGCGCCAGGAGTAA
- a CDS encoding MerR family transcriptional regulator — MDPGTDDPDGLWTIGRLAAETGEEIRVVRFWTDAGLVRHTRRAHGHRGYGPDAVAEVRFLRVAKQAGFSLDAIKHILWWPGDDWAAGVQLAAIRQQLARLQVLEHLILERLTLRPGQGERHTLERP, encoded by the coding sequence ATGGATCCAGGAACGGACGACCCGGACGGTCTGTGGACGATCGGGCGCCTGGCCGCAGAAACGGGTGAGGAGATCCGAGTGGTGCGGTTCTGGACGGATGCCGGTCTGGTGCGGCACACCCGGCGGGCCCACGGTCACCGGGGCTACGGCCCCGATGCTGTGGCTGAAGTGCGCTTCCTGCGGGTGGCCAAACAGGCGGGCTTCTCGCTGGACGCCATCAAGCACATCCTGTGGTGGCCCGGGGACGATTGGGCCGCCGGGGTACAGCTCGCGGCGATCCGCCAGCAGCTCGCCCGGCTCCAGGTGCTCGAACACCTGATCCTCGAGCGCCTGACCCTGCGACCAGGACAGGGCGAAAGGCACACACTGGAGCGGCCCTGA
- a CDS encoding HAD family hydrolase: MSSATPAEAPRLLAFDLDGTVVEDGGLLVPARTRAAVARLRARGVKVAVITGRDDVPPNVMDALIPDAVALHTGSLILRGQEVVYQVSLTEAEIAAVRALRPPGGHLLALTRERVHAELSPLPDEAVWRERWALAHRPFVPFEPLPADGVMGLWCFHDDIGTWKANVQAACPHLVIVGAQPPYADNMNVSPTGVDKGAALARIAAALDVPLRHTWAFGDSDNDLPMFARAGHAVQVGTLPLLVGHAGTQVASPAALGAWMEGLAPMT, encoded by the coding sequence ATGTCGTCCGCGACACCCGCTGAAGCGCCGCGCCTGCTGGCCTTCGATCTGGACGGCACGGTGGTCGAGGACGGCGGCCTGCTCGTCCCGGCGCGGACACGGGCGGCCGTCGCCCGGCTGAGGGCACGCGGGGTCAAGGTCGCGGTGATCACCGGTCGGGACGATGTGCCGCCGAACGTCATGGACGCGCTGATACCCGACGCCGTGGCCCTGCATACGGGCTCGCTGATTCTGCGGGGCCAGGAGGTCGTCTATCAGGTTAGTCTCACGGAAGCGGAGATCGCGGCCGTGCGTGCCCTGCGGCCTCCCGGCGGACACCTGCTGGCCCTGACGCGGGAGCGCGTACACGCCGAACTGTCTCCCCTGCCGGATGAAGCAGTATGGCGCGAGCGCTGGGCCCTGGCCCACCGGCCCTTTGTGCCCTTCGAGCCGCTGCCAGCCGATGGTGTAATGGGCCTGTGGTGCTTTCACGATGACATAGGCACATGGAAGGCGAACGTACAGGCGGCCTGCCCGCACCTGGTCATCGTGGGCGCGCAGCCACCGTACGCGGACAACATGAACGTCTCACCGACCGGCGTGGATAAGGGAGCGGCGCTGGCGCGCATCGCCGCAGCGCTGGACGTACCCCTCCGGCACACCTGGGCCTTCGGGGACAGCGACAACGACCTGCCCATGTTCGCCAGGGCCGGGCACGCCGTGCAGGTCGGCACGCTGCCACTGCTGGTGGGACATGCCGGGACGCAGGTCGCGTCACCTGCGGCCCTCGGCGCGTGGATGGAGGGCCTCGCGCCGATGACGTGA
- a CDS encoding ABC transporter ATP-binding protein translates to MSELHLSNITKTYGASVALHPLDLSLERGELVTLLGPSGCGKTTLLRIVAGFLAPDTGKIVLGGRDLTRTPARQRDMGMVFQAYSLFPNLTASENVDFGLDVRRLGADEKKQRVNELFELIGLPGLQGRYPAQLSGGQQQRIALARALAIRPQVLLLDEPLSALDAQVRLSLRDEIRRVQQETGITTIFVTHDQEEALAISDRVVVMDKGLIAQVGTPAEIYRQPATPFVAEFIGSSSGLSGQVSDPASGAVHVPGLNAPMTVGRPLTGFVAGDPVRIYLRPEELRLTDTAGRLPGDLDVLVRQMRFMGAVTRVSVGAGEHELDIDLQGAQAERLHLGAAAALSIPPQAVHVVRDTR, encoded by the coding sequence ATGAGCGAACTGCACCTCTCGAACATCACCAAGACCTACGGCGCCAGCGTGGCCCTGCATCCCCTCGACCTGAGCCTGGAACGCGGCGAACTCGTGACGCTGCTCGGTCCGTCCGGGTGCGGCAAGACCACGCTGCTGCGGATCGTGGCGGGCTTCCTCGCGCCGGACACGGGAAAGATCGTGCTGGGCGGCCGTGACCTGACGCGCACGCCCGCCCGGCAGCGCGACATGGGCATGGTCTTCCAGGCCTACAGCCTGTTTCCGAACCTCACGGCGAGCGAGAACGTCGACTTCGGGCTCGACGTGCGCCGCCTGGGTGCCGACGAGAAAAAACAGCGGGTGAACGAGCTGTTCGAGCTGATCGGCCTGCCCGGCCTGCAGGGCCGCTACCCGGCGCAGCTCTCGGGAGGGCAGCAACAGCGCATCGCCCTGGCGCGCGCCCTGGCCATCCGGCCGCAGGTGCTGCTGCTCGACGAGCCCCTCTCGGCGCTCGACGCCCAGGTGCGCCTGAGCCTGCGCGACGAGATCCGGCGTGTGCAGCAGGAGACCGGAATCACGACCATCTTCGTCACGCACGATCAGGAGGAGGCGCTGGCCATCTCGGATCGCGTGGTGGTCATGGACAAGGGGCTGATCGCGCAGGTGGGCACGCCGGCCGAGATCTACCGCCAGCCGGCTACGCCCTTCGTCGCGGAGTTCATCGGGTCGTCGAGCGGCCTGAGCGGACAGGTCAGCGACCCCGCGAGCGGCGCGGTGCACGTGCCGGGCCTGAACGCACCCATGACCGTGGGCCGCCCTCTGACCGGCTTCGTGGCCGGCGACCCCGTGCGGATCTACCTGCGGCCCGAGGAACTGCGCCTGACGGACACCGCCGGCCGTCTTCCCGGCGACCTGGACGTGCTGGTGCGCCAGATGCGCTTCATGGGGGCCGTGACCCGCGTCAGCGTGGGGGCCGGGGAGCACGAGCTGGATATCGACCTCCAGGGCGCGCAGGCGGAGCGCCTGCACCTGGGCGCGGCGGCGGCGCTGTCCATTCCGCCGCAGGCGGTGCATGTCGTCCGCGACACCCGCTGA
- a CDS encoding ABC transporter permease encodes MTRRPGLGIGGGLVILLFALYFFAPLVSLVVASMWQGGNRYDLSAYGGVVQEENFIASFKLSLMLAVETIALTLLVVFPAVFWVNLRAQHLRSFFNVLSVIAFIVPPIVLVSGISGLYRGPEWFVGTPHFLVVGYTVLAIPYTYRTLDNGMRALNLQTLSEAAQSCGAGWGTLIRRIILPNVRGAVLGAILLILTLALGEFTFANVLLYQTLPVYMSYIASTRANESSALAIMALLFTWLAMYILLNVESRAARKT; translated from the coding sequence ATGACCCGGCGGCCCGGCCTCGGGATCGGCGGGGGCCTCGTCATCCTGCTGTTCGCGCTGTACTTCTTCGCGCCGCTGGTGTCGCTGGTCGTGGCGAGCATGTGGCAGGGGGGCAACCGCTACGACCTCAGCGCATACGGCGGCGTGGTGCAGGAGGAGAACTTCATCGCGTCGTTCAAGCTCTCACTGATGCTGGCCGTCGAGACCATCGCCTTGACGCTGCTTGTCGTGTTCCCGGCGGTGTTCTGGGTGAACCTGCGCGCCCAGCACCTGCGCAGCTTCTTCAACGTGCTGTCGGTGATTGCCTTCATCGTGCCGCCGATCGTGCTGGTGAGCGGCATCAGCGGGCTGTACCGGGGGCCGGAGTGGTTCGTGGGCACGCCGCACTTTCTGGTGGTCGGCTACACCGTGCTGGCGATTCCGTACACCTACCGCACGCTCGACAACGGCATGCGCGCCCTGAATCTCCAGACACTCAGCGAGGCCGCCCAGAGCTGCGGCGCCGGCTGGGGCACCCTGATCCGCCGCATCATCCTCCCGAACGTCCGCGGCGCCGTGCTGGGGGCGATCCTGCTGATCCTGACCCTGGCGCTGGGCGAGTTCACCTTCGCCAACGTCCTGCTGTACCAGACCCTGCCCGTGTACATGAGCTACATCGCGTCCACCCGCGCGAACGAGTCCTCGGCGCTGGCGATCATGGCTTTGCTGTTCACGTGGCTGGCCATGTACATCCTGCTGAACGTGGAATCCCGCGCCGCCCGGAAGACCTGA
- a CDS encoding ABC transporter permease subunit — MTELDPAEQRAFAQAVGPVATLRRLSLPHLDGLTWLFVGPLFLVLLAFMVLPAFSVLVGAVRGEGGHFTTKYLAMLGQAQYVTALKNTVLVSFWSAVLGAVLGALLAWVALGPHSPPWIRRPLMSFSGVASNFAGIPLALAFLMTLSGTGVITKLLLAVGINLQALGFSLFSLSGLVLVYLYFQIPLMVILFTPAINGLRQEWQEAAENLGAGPWLYWRRVGLPILMPSLLACATMLFGNAFATYATPYALTSGNIPLLPLQISAVMSGNVLSDPQLGQALALLIIVIMLITTGLYVWFDKQSSRWRV; from the coding sequence ATGACTGAACTCGACCCCGCCGAGCAGCGGGCCTTCGCGCAGGCGGTCGGGCCGGTTGCCACCCTGCGCCGCCTGTCCCTGCCGCACCTGGACGGCCTCACCTGGCTGTTCGTGGGACCGCTGTTTCTGGTGCTGCTCGCCTTCATGGTGCTGCCCGCGTTCAGTGTGCTGGTCGGCGCGGTGCGCGGCGAGGGCGGCCACTTCACGACGAAGTACCTCGCCATGCTGGGCCAGGCCCAGTACGTGACAGCCCTGAAGAACACCGTCCTCGTCTCGTTCTGGTCGGCGGTGCTGGGTGCCGTGCTGGGCGCGCTGCTCGCGTGGGTGGCACTGGGGCCGCACAGTCCTCCGTGGATCCGCCGGCCCCTGATGTCTTTTTCCGGCGTGGCGTCGAACTTCGCGGGAATTCCGCTGGCACTGGCCTTCCTGATGACCCTCAGCGGCACCGGCGTGATCACCAAGCTGCTGCTGGCCGTGGGCATCAACCTCCAGGCGCTGGGGTTCAGCCTGTTCAGCCTGAGCGGGCTGGTGCTGGTGTACCTGTACTTCCAGATTCCGCTGATGGTGATCCTGTTCACACCTGCCATCAACGGCCTGCGTCAGGAATGGCAGGAGGCCGCCGAGAACCTGGGCGCGGGCCCGTGGCTGTACTGGCGGCGGGTAGGCCTCCCGATCCTGATGCCCTCGCTGCTCGCCTGCGCGACCATGCTGTTCGGGAACGCGTTTGCCACCTACGCCACGCCCTATGCGCTGACGTCGGGGAACATTCCGCTGCTGCCACTGCAGATCTCGGCGGTCATGAGCGGCAACGTGCTCAGCGACCCGCAGCTGGGTCAGGCGCTGGCGCTGCTGATCATCGTGATCATGCTCATCACGACCGGACTGTACGTGTGGTTCGACAAGCAGAGCAGCCGGTGGCGGGTATGA
- a CDS encoding ABC transporter substrate-binding protein, producing MKKLPVLSALLVTGVAVAAIAQNAIPAMIVTNAKKDAGLNTIALPEDWANYGEIMSTFQKKYGLKITNASPQASSAEELTAMKSLKGQKRGPDVIDVGPSFAIQGVQEKLLTPYKPSTWASIPDSAKDKDGNWMGNYFGVISFGVNTDVVKNVPKSFADLLKPEYKGMVALNGNPTTAAAAFSGVWAAALASGGSLDNIQPGIDFFAKLKAAGNFSPVAASPATVQSGQTPIVIDWDYLNLAQTKAMAGKINYKTVVPTDGVYGSHYATAISAYSPNPNAAKLWMEFIASDEGQLLFLKGYAHPIRFTDMVKRGVIPQAMLNELPDAAVYSKVKFATPAQTTKAKETLSASWPKQMQ from the coding sequence ATGAAGAAACTGCCCGTCCTGTCCGCCCTGCTGGTCACCGGTGTCGCCGTTGCGGCCATCGCCCAGAACGCCATTCCTGCCATGATCGTGACCAACGCCAAGAAGGACGCGGGCCTGAACACCATCGCGCTGCCCGAAGACTGGGCGAACTACGGCGAGATCATGAGCACCTTCCAGAAGAAGTACGGCCTGAAGATCACCAACGCCTCCCCGCAGGCGAGCAGCGCCGAGGAACTGACGGCCATGAAGTCCCTGAAAGGCCAGAAGCGCGGCCCGGACGTGATCGACGTCGGCCCGTCGTTCGCCATCCAGGGTGTGCAGGAAAAGCTGCTGACCCCCTACAAGCCGTCCACCTGGGCCAGCATCCCCGACAGCGCCAAGGACAAGGACGGCAACTGGATGGGCAACTACTTCGGCGTGATCTCCTTCGGCGTGAACACCGACGTCGTGAAGAACGTGCCCAAGAGCTTCGCGGACCTGCTCAAGCCCGAGTACAAGGGCATGGTGGCCCTGAACGGCAACCCGACCACCGCCGCCGCCGCGTTCAGCGGCGTGTGGGCCGCCGCGCTCGCCAGTGGTGGGTCGCTCGACAACATCCAGCCGGGCATCGACTTCTTCGCGAAACTCAAGGCCGCCGGGAACTTCAGTCCGGTCGCCGCGTCGCCCGCCACGGTGCAGTCCGGCCAGACGCCCATCGTGATCGACTGGGACTACCTGAACCTCGCGCAGACCAAGGCCATGGCCGGCAAGATCAACTACAAGACCGTGGTGCCCACCGACGGCGTGTATGGCAGCCACTACGCCACCGCCATCAGCGCCTACTCGCCCAACCCCAACGCCGCCAAACTGTGGATGGAATTCATCGCCTCCGACGAGGGCCAGCTGCTGTTCCTCAAGGGCTACGCGCACCCGATCCGCTTTACCGACATGGTCAAGCGCGGCGTGATCCCGCAGGCCATGCTCAATGAATTGCCCGACGCGGCCGTGTACAGCAAGGTGAAGTTCGCCACGCCGGCCCAGACCACCAAGGCCAAGGAAACCCTGTCGGCCAGCTGGCCCAAGCAGATGCAGTAA
- a CDS encoding sugar phosphate isomerase/epimerase: MNDLQRLGLAVMQPALERHAEWLMQGARDIELQDLCESTELMEGDWPALARQQAALLQHHPGRIGVHAPFWNMHLDALDPQIRRVVQGRYAQALDFAEVVGGEWIVVHSPFYFWGHPMVQHRRTLSQEIGLAQLTLEPVVERAATQGVTVVIENILDRDPAPLLALVASFDSLHVRLSVDTGHAHVGAQHGGLSAQGWLTQTAPLLGHVHVQDNDGSADEHLAPGEGTLHWPGVLRALQSTTTDPYLVLEVVPDHVDAAVRWIQSLPAPNPVPEPAL, translated from the coding sequence ATGAACGACCTGCAGCGCCTGGGGCTCGCGGTCATGCAGCCCGCCCTGGAACGGCACGCCGAGTGGCTGATGCAAGGCGCCCGTGACATCGAGTTGCAGGATCTGTGCGAGAGCACCGAACTCATGGAGGGCGACTGGCCGGCCCTCGCCCGGCAACAGGCCGCGCTGCTCCAGCACCATCCGGGCCGCATCGGCGTGCACGCTCCGTTCTGGAACATGCACCTGGACGCCCTCGACCCGCAGATCCGCCGCGTCGTGCAGGGCCGGTACGCCCAGGCACTCGATTTTGCCGAAGTGGTGGGCGGCGAGTGGATCGTCGTGCACTCGCCGTTCTATTTCTGGGGCCACCCGATGGTGCAACACCGCCGCACGCTGAGCCAGGAGATCGGGCTGGCACAGCTCACGCTGGAGCCGGTGGTGGAGCGCGCCGCGACGCAGGGCGTGACCGTCGTCATCGAGAACATCCTCGACCGCGACCCGGCACCGCTGCTGGCGCTGGTGGCATCGTTCGACTCGCTGCACGTGCGCCTGAGCGTGGACACCGGACACGCGCATGTGGGCGCCCAGCACGGCGGCCTGAGCGCGCAGGGCTGGTTGACCCAGACCGCGCCGCTGCTGGGCCATGTCCACGTGCAGGACAACGACGGCAGCGCCGACGAACATCTCGCTCCCGGCGAGGGCACGCTGCACTGGCCCGGCGTGCTGCGCGCCCTGCAGTCCACGACCACCGATCCCTATCTGGTGCTGGAAGTCGTGCCGGATCACGTGGACGCAGCCGTCCGCTGGATCCAGTCGCTGCCCGCACCGAACCCCGTCCCTGAACCTGCCCTCTGA